AGAGGTCAATCTCCTCCTGCCCCAGCCCATCCCCTATGAAGAGGAAAATGTACCGGGGGAGGGCATGTGCCGGAAGGACAAAAACGGTGAGAAAGAGCAAAAGGAGGAGAACTCGTCGCATCAGAGCCTTGTGGCTACTTTCTCTCCCCGGTCAAGGTGGGCAATGGCCTCCTTCTCCTCCTCGGTGAGGGAGAAATCAAAGATTTCAAGGTTCTCCCTCTGGTGCTTTTCGTCTTTTGCCTTGGGAATGGCAACAACCATGTCCTGCTCGATGAGCCAGCGGAGGACCACCTGGGCAACGGTTTTCCCGTACTTTGCAGCGATGCGCACAAGGAGTGGGTCCTGGGACAGGCGGCCTCGGGCAAGGGGAGAGTAGGCGGTGAGAATCACCCGGTTTTTCTGGCAGTACTCAAGGAGGGGCTTCTGGGAAAGGTAGGGATGGTACTCAACCTGGTCGGTGAGAATTGGGGAACTTGCTATGCGTCGGGCTTTGTCGAGGAGGTCAACGTCGAAGTTGCTCACTCCGATGAAGCGAACCTTTCCGTCTTTTTTGAGCTTTTCCATGGCCTCAAGACTTTCCTCAAGGGGAACAGCCTCATTCGGCCAGTGGATGAGGTAAAGGTCCACGTAGTCAGTTCCAAGTTTCCGTAGGCTCTCCTCACAGGAGCGGATGAGGTCCTGAAAACGTAAATGTGTGTACCAGACTTTGGTGGTGAGGAAAATCGCATCCCTTGGGACCTGGGAGTCCTTAATGGCCCTTCCCACTTCCCTTTCGTTGTCATAGAATTCAGCAGTGTCGATGTGGCGGTAACCCAAAGATAGGGCACGAAGAACCGCCCGGTACCCCTCTTCACCCCGGAGATCCCAGGTACCAAGCCCGATAACTGGAACCCTTGCTCCGTGGAGTTCTACAACCTGCACGATTTTCCACCTCCCTGAAGGTTTCTGCGACTATTGTACCTCACTTTTTCCCGAGGAAGACCCCTGAGGTACGGCCTTTTCGTGGTCTTGAGGGGAATTTTCTCCCTTCTCCTCAAGGATGCAGGCGACGATTTCCTTATAGCGGATCTGGCTTTTCTGGTTCCTCTGGATTTTCAGTGCCATCGCACCTCTCCTCCTTTCCATCC
This is a stretch of genomic DNA from Candidatus Caldatribacterium sp.. It encodes these proteins:
- a CDS encoding aldo/keto reductase; protein product: MQVVELHGARVPVIGLGTWDLRGEEGYRAVLRALSLGYRHIDTAEFYDNEREVGRAIKDSQVPRDAIFLTTKVWYTHLRFQDLIRSCEESLRKLGTDYVDLYLIHWPNEAVPLEESLEAMEKLKKDGKVRFIGVSNFDVDLLDKARRIASSPILTDQVEYHPYLSQKPLLEYCQKNRVILTAYSPLARGRLSQDPLLVRIAAKYGKTVAQVVLRWLIEQDMVVAIPKAKDEKHQRENLEIFDFSLTEEEKEAIAHLDRGEKVATRL